Part of the Streptomyces europaeiscabiei genome is shown below.
CACCCAGCAAGGTGGCGCAGATGTGGGCGAGTTGCGCGGGGACGTGACCGGAGGCGATGAACCGGCCGACGGCGAAGGCGGACCCCGCGCCAGGGCGGGTGCCAGGTTCTGTGCAGCCCGCGCTGCCCGTCGACGCGCCAGACCACGAGCCAGACCAGGACCAAGGTGCGCCACGAGGGCGAGCAGCGGCATCCTGCCGCCGACCACGAATGCGACGGCGACCAGAAGCAGTTCGATGACCGAGCGAGGGTGACGACCGGTGTGCCCATGGCGTCGAAGGTGACGCGCGCGTGGGCGACGAGGGTGACCACGTCGGCCTCTCCGGTTCGAAGCCGAACGCGCCGAAGCCGAACGCACACACGATCGGGGAGAGAACGGAACGCGGCCCCTTGGGTGGCGTCGGCGCACGCACGCCGCCGAGCAGGGCAGGACAGGGCCAGAAAGAGGACGGGGCGAAACCGTGTGAACGAAACAAGCCACGACGGGGGACGAGTGACCGCGGGGCATCACAACGGTCCCACTCAGGGCGTCAGTTGCCAGGCGGGCGCAGGGCTCAGTTGTCGGGTGAGCGCAGCACCCGGAGATGGCCGCGGCGGGCGACCTCCATCGGGTCCGCCCTGCGCGGGCCGCCGCCGGCCTCCGCGGCGCGCTGCTGCGGGCGGGCCGCCTCACGCACGGCGTTGGCAAGCGCTTCCAGGTCGTCACCGCTGGGGCGCGCGGGAGCCGAGGCGTCGAGCAGCCGTACGACCTCCCAGCCACGCGGCGCGGTGAGGCGCTCGGAGTGCTCTGCGCACAGGTCGTAGCAGTGGGGTTCGGCGTAGGTGGCGAGAGGGCCGAGGACCGCGGTCGAGTCGGCGTAGACGTACGTCAGCGTCGCGACGGCGGGGCGGCCGCAAGCGGTGCGCGAACAGCGACGTACAGGGCTCACGACGTTGGACGGTACCGCACTCTTGAGCGGGCCGCGACGACTCTCCACCAGGTCACTCCACCGTGTCGCGGCGTGAAACGCCCCACACGCCCCTCCGAACCCACCGCGTTGACCTGCGGGTAACCCCTCGTCC
Proteins encoded:
- a CDS encoding DUF3499 domain-containing protein, with product MESRRGPLKSAVPSNVVSPVRRCSRTACGRPAVATLTYVYADSTAVLGPLATYAEPHCYDLCAEHSERLTAPRGWEVVRLLDASAPARPSGDDLEALANAVREAARPQQRAAEAGGGPRRADPMEVARRGHLRVLRSPDN